A stretch of Pseudomonas sp. 7SR1 DNA encodes these proteins:
- a CDS encoding LysR family transcriptional regulator — translation MNQMLAMRVFRCIVEAQGFSAAAERLDTTHSSVSRHLQQLESALGVRLLNRNTRRMSLTAAGERYYAACVDILDRVDAASQAVTQEHERPSGLLRISVPLTLGTLELGRWLPAFQQRYPDIRIDLSCSDPLVDLVADGFDVALRICGPLADSSLVARLLGVSPQVLVAAPAYVFEHGLPRSVVELDAHRLLTYASATRWSLVNEEGESFSWDCASFFHSDTITALHAGALAGTGIAAFTLATVQDDLLAGRLVRILPDYTLGSRHCYALYPHARHLPAKVRAFVEHMAEYYRDKS, via the coding sequence ATGAACCAGATGCTCGCCATGCGCGTGTTCCGCTGCATCGTGGAGGCCCAGGGGTTTTCGGCGGCGGCCGAGCGGCTCGATACAACCCACTCTTCCGTCTCGCGGCATTTGCAGCAGCTGGAATCCGCGCTGGGCGTGCGTCTGCTCAATCGCAACACCCGGCGCATGAGCCTCACCGCAGCCGGGGAGCGCTATTACGCCGCTTGCGTGGACATTCTGGATCGCGTCGACGCGGCGTCCCAAGCCGTGACGCAGGAACATGAACGTCCCTCCGGGTTGCTTCGGATCAGCGTCCCGCTGACCCTGGGTACCTTGGAACTGGGCCGCTGGCTGCCGGCTTTCCAACAGCGCTATCCAGACATCCGGATTGATCTGTCCTGCTCCGACCCGCTGGTCGACCTGGTGGCCGACGGTTTCGATGTGGCGTTGCGCATCTGCGGTCCGCTGGCCGACAGCAGCCTGGTCGCCCGCTTGCTCGGCGTGTCGCCGCAAGTGCTGGTCGCGGCGCCGGCTTACGTGTTCGAGCATGGCCTGCCTCGGAGCGTGGTTGAACTGGACGCACATCGGCTCCTGACCTACGCGTCGGCGACCCGCTGGTCGCTGGTGAACGAAGAAGGGGAGTCGTTCAGTTGGGATTGCGCCAGTTTCTTTCATTCGGACACCATCACCGCTCTGCACGCCGGCGCCCTGGCTGGTACAGGCATCGCAGCGTTTACCCTGGCGACGGTACAGGACGACCTGCTGGCGGGGAGGTTGGTGCGGATCCTGCCGGACTACACCCTGGGGTCGAGGCATTGTTATGCGCTCTATCCCCATGCTCGTCACCTGCCGGCCAAGGTCCGGGCGTTCGTCGAGCATATGGCGGAGTATTACCGCGACAAGAGCTGA
- a CDS encoding ribonuclease T2 family protein: protein MKQRFAIAVLLAFTLGCIHTGNARESRNARAESVAGVFDYYVLALSWSPTFCLTHPSDSQCSGKGYGFVLHGLWPQYAKGGWPQSCAPRVPLTAAERDKGLTLFPTPKLMEHEWSKHGTCSGLGAMGYLEASDKALGAVKIPPQLQPLSSSYYFEAEEIARLFRQSNPGMPDKGIAVICSGPQLSEVRVCMDKDLGFSACGKGVRTQCRAGEIRVPPVR, encoded by the coding sequence ATGAAACAACGTTTTGCAATCGCGGTGCTGCTCGCCTTTACACTGGGCTGCATCCACACGGGCAATGCCCGGGAGTCGCGCAATGCTCGGGCGGAATCCGTCGCGGGCGTATTCGATTATTACGTGCTGGCACTGTCCTGGTCGCCGACTTTCTGCCTCACACACCCGAGCGATTCGCAATGCTCCGGCAAGGGCTACGGTTTCGTGCTCCATGGGCTCTGGCCGCAATACGCCAAGGGCGGCTGGCCACAGTCTTGCGCGCCGCGGGTGCCATTGACGGCAGCCGAGCGGGACAAGGGCCTGACCTTGTTCCCCACGCCGAAACTGATGGAGCATGAATGGTCCAAGCACGGCACGTGCAGCGGCCTCGGCGCGATGGGCTACCTGGAGGCTTCCGACAAGGCCCTGGGGGCGGTGAAGATTCCGCCACAGTTGCAGCCTCTGAGCTCGTCCTACTATTTCGAGGCCGAGGAGATTGCCCGACTGTTCCGGCAGAGCAATCCCGGTATGCCGGACAAGGGGATCGCCGTGATTTGCAGCGGGCCGCAATTGTCGGAAGTGCGAGTGTGCATGGACAAGGACCTGGGCTTCAGTGCATGCGGCAAGGGCGTACGGACGCAATGCCGGGCCGGAGAAATCCGCGTGCCGCCAGTACGCTGA
- a CDS encoding MFS transporter: MTDRYWMKTQTPPAWSAVFAMSLAAFALVASEFLPVSLLTPIAADLQVSEGQAGQGIAVSGAFALITSLFIASIAARVDRKRLLLALTLLMIVSGTVVALAPNYLTFMAGRALIGVAIGGFWSLSAATAMRLVPQDQVPRALALVNGGNALATVVAAPLGSFLGAIIGWRAAFFCIVPVALVALVWLVLRLPSMQTRTKQGSGNVLALMARPPIALGMLAVSTFFMGQFMLFTYLRPFLESVTQVSVSMLSFMLLVIGLAGLLGTFLIGALLRNGVFRTLVIIPLVMAVIAIALVGFGKSVLITTVLLALWGLIATAAPVGWWTWLSRALPEEAEAGGGLMVAIVQLAIAAGATVGGVLFDLNGYQATFETSAAVLVVAAILTLLAARAAVRASSGASNAADYGVVN; this comes from the coding sequence ATGACTGATCGCTATTGGATGAAAACCCAAACCCCACCCGCCTGGAGCGCGGTATTCGCCATGTCGCTGGCCGCGTTCGCCCTCGTTGCTTCCGAGTTTCTGCCGGTCAGCCTGCTGACGCCGATCGCGGCGGACCTTCAGGTCAGCGAGGGGCAGGCCGGGCAGGGCATTGCCGTGTCCGGCGCCTTTGCCTTGATCACCAGCCTGTTCATTGCGTCCATCGCCGCCCGGGTCGATCGCAAGAGGCTGCTGCTGGCGCTGACCCTCCTGATGATCGTTTCCGGGACCGTGGTGGCACTGGCGCCCAACTACCTGACGTTCATGGCAGGCCGTGCGCTGATCGGCGTGGCAATCGGCGGCTTCTGGTCGCTGTCGGCGGCCACGGCCATGCGACTCGTGCCGCAGGACCAGGTCCCGCGAGCCTTGGCCCTCGTCAACGGCGGCAACGCCTTGGCGACCGTCGTGGCAGCGCCGTTGGGCAGTTTCCTGGGTGCGATCATCGGCTGGCGCGCAGCCTTCTTCTGCATCGTGCCGGTGGCGCTGGTGGCGCTGGTCTGGCTTGTGCTGCGACTGCCGTCCATGCAGACCCGGACGAAGCAGGGCTCGGGCAATGTCCTCGCGCTGATGGCCCGTCCTCCGATTGCGTTGGGCATGCTGGCCGTCAGCACATTCTTCATGGGGCAGTTCATGTTGTTCACCTATCTGCGACCTTTCCTTGAATCGGTGACCCAGGTGAGTGTCTCCATGCTTTCGTTCATGTTGCTGGTGATCGGTCTGGCCGGATTGCTCGGCACCTTCCTGATTGGCGCATTGCTGCGCAACGGAGTGTTTCGCACCCTGGTGATCATCCCCCTGGTGATGGCGGTCATTGCCATTGCGCTCGTAGGGTTCGGTAAGTCGGTGTTGATCACGACTGTTCTGCTGGCGCTCTGGGGGCTGATCGCGACTGCCGCGCCCGTTGGATGGTGGACCTGGTTATCCAGGGCGTTGCCTGAAGAAGCCGAGGCCGGTGGTGGTCTGATGGTGGCGATCGTTCAGCTCGCCATTGCGGCGGGCGCGACGGTGGGCGGTGTCCTGTTTGACCTGAACGGCTACCAGGCGACCTTCGAGACCAGCGCGGCGGTGCTGGTGGTTGCCGCCATCCTCACCCTGCTGGCCGCACGAGCGGCGGTTCGGGCGTCCTCAGGCGCTTCGAACGCGGCCGATTACGGTGTGGTGAATTGA
- a CDS encoding mechanosensitive ion channel family protein has translation MESNALDILTTTQLLGISIANWLLASGVMTVSFIVARAGIGFLLRKVEVLAQKPNAHVSHIAVEVLSSTSNTLLLLASILIGVGVLDLPERWLGRVSSLWFVVAALQVGLWANRAIALTLLHYFARHSHGDIHQKSALATLSLWGAKVFLWAVVLLAMLSNLGVNITAFVASLGVGGIAVALAVQNILGDLFASLSIAVDKPFEVGDFIVVGSLAGTVEHVGLKTTRIRSLSGEQIVMANAQMISITIQNYKRLQERRIVFEFALPHECSIEQIKQVPAIVERIIRAQEKTRFDRSHFRGFGESALEFETVYIVLDPSYNIYMDIQQAINLGMMQAFAEIGVRLATPARTVHVASLPDMPQRSTDTGHDTSMQNSPAYGARH, from the coding sequence ATGGAATCAAACGCTCTCGACATCCTCACCACCACCCAATTGCTGGGGATCTCCATCGCCAACTGGCTGCTCGCATCGGGCGTGATGACGGTGAGTTTTATCGTCGCCCGGGCAGGCATCGGCTTCCTGCTGCGCAAGGTAGAGGTCCTGGCACAGAAGCCCAACGCCCACGTCAGTCACATCGCCGTCGAGGTATTGTCCAGCACCAGCAATACGCTGTTGTTGCTGGCCTCGATCCTCATCGGTGTCGGTGTGCTGGACCTGCCCGAGCGTTGGCTGGGCCGCGTCAGCAGCCTCTGGTTCGTGGTGGCCGCCCTGCAGGTCGGCCTGTGGGCCAACCGGGCGATCGCCCTCACGCTCCTGCATTATTTCGCTCGCCACAGCCACGGCGACATTCATCAGAAAAGCGCCTTGGCAACCCTGAGCCTGTGGGGCGCCAAGGTGTTCCTCTGGGCCGTGGTCCTGCTGGCCATGCTCTCCAACCTGGGTGTGAACATCACCGCGTTCGTCGCCAGCCTCGGGGTCGGGGGAATCGCGGTGGCCCTGGCTGTGCAGAACATCCTCGGAGACCTGTTCGCCTCGCTGTCCATCGCCGTGGACAAGCCTTTCGAGGTCGGCGACTTCATCGTCGTGGGCTCCCTGGCCGGTACGGTGGAACATGTCGGCCTGAAAACCACACGGATCCGCAGTCTGAGCGGCGAACAGATCGTGATGGCCAACGCCCAGATGATCAGCATCACCATCCAGAACTACAAGCGTCTGCAGGAACGACGCATCGTCTTCGAGTTCGCCCTGCCCCACGAATGCTCGATCGAACAGATCAAGCAGGTGCCGGCCATTGTCGAGCGCATCATCAGGGCCCAGGAAAAGACCCGCTTCGACCGCTCCCACTTTCGCGGTTTTGGCGAAAGTGCGCTGGAGTTCGAGACGGTCTATATCGTGCTGGACCCCAGCTACAACATCTACATGGATATCCAGCAGGCAATCAACCTCGGCATGATGCAAGCATTCGCCGAAATCGGCGTACGCCTGGCCACACCGGCGCGCACCGTCCACGTGGCCTCGTTGCCGGACATGCCGCAGCGCTCCACAGACACCGGACACGACACCTCGATGCAGAACTCGCCAGCGTATGGCGCGCGGCATTGA
- the chrA gene encoding chromate efflux transporter translates to MNIQPPIADAPSAVSLREAFWFWLKLGFISFGGPAGQISIMHQELVERRRWISERRFLHALNYCMLLPGPEAQQLATYLGWLMHRTWGGVIAGALFVLPSLFILITLSWLYVAFGEVPVVAGIFYGIKPAVTAIVVHAAHRIGSRALRNNWLWAIAAASFTAIFAFNLPFPLIVLGAAVIGYLGGRWAPEKFSLGGHDTGHRSFGSALIDDDTPPPEHARFSVGRLTRLVIVGALLWTLPMGLLTLAFGWGGTLTQMAWFFTKAALLTFGGAYAVLPYVYQGAVAHFGWLTPAQMIDGLALGETTPGPLIMVVAFVGFVGGYVTQVFGPEQAFVAGAVAATLVTWFTFLPSFLFILAGGPLVESTHNTLKFTAPLTAITAAVVGVILNLACFFGYHVLWPNGFAGALDWPSAIIAILATIALFRYQRGVIQVLLACGLAGLAVHLLRQ, encoded by the coding sequence ATGAACATCCAGCCCCCAATCGCCGACGCCCCTTCGGCTGTCAGCCTGCGTGAAGCCTTCTGGTTCTGGCTCAAGTTGGGCTTCATCAGTTTCGGCGGACCGGCGGGACAGATTTCGATCATGCATCAGGAACTGGTGGAGCGTCGCCGCTGGATTTCCGAGCGGCGTTTCCTGCATGCCCTGAACTATTGCATGCTGCTGCCGGGCCCCGAGGCGCAACAATTGGCGACCTACCTGGGCTGGCTGATGCACCGGACCTGGGGTGGGGTCATCGCCGGGGCGCTGTTCGTATTGCCTTCGCTGTTCATCCTCATCACGTTGTCCTGGCTGTATGTCGCCTTTGGCGAAGTACCGGTGGTGGCGGGCATTTTCTATGGCATCAAGCCGGCCGTGACGGCGATCGTCGTGCATGCAGCCCACCGTATAGGCTCCCGCGCCCTCAGGAACAACTGGCTGTGGGCAATCGCCGCTGCGTCGTTCACCGCGATATTTGCCTTCAACCTGCCCTTCCCGCTGATTGTGCTGGGGGCGGCTGTGATCGGTTACCTGGGAGGCCGTTGGGCACCGGAAAAATTCAGCCTGGGGGGACACGATACCGGGCATCGCTCCTTCGGCAGCGCCTTGATCGACGACGATACCCCTCCCCCGGAGCATGCCCGGTTCAGCGTCGGCAGGCTCACCCGGCTGGTCATCGTCGGCGCGCTACTCTGGACGTTACCCATGGGCCTGTTGACCCTGGCGTTCGGCTGGGGAGGCACGCTTACGCAAATGGCCTGGTTCTTCACCAAGGCTGCCTTGCTGACCTTCGGTGGCGCCTATGCGGTCTTGCCCTACGTCTACCAGGGCGCAGTCGCACACTTCGGCTGGTTGACACCGGCCCAGATGATCGACGGCCTGGCCCTGGGGGAAACCACGCCCGGCCCCTTGATCATGGTGGTGGCGTTCGTCGGTTTCGTCGGCGGCTACGTCACGCAGGTGTTCGGCCCCGAACAGGCTTTCGTCGCTGGCGCCGTCGCGGCCACGCTGGTGACCTGGTTCACCTTCCTGCCCTCGTTCCTGTTCATCCTGGCCGGCGGCCCATTGGTGGAGTCGACCCACAACACCCTGAAATTCACCGCACCGCTGACGGCCATCACCGCGGCGGTGGTCGGCGTGATCCTCAATCTGGCCTGCTTCTTCGGCTACCACGTTCTGTGGCCCAACGGCTTTGCCGGCGCACTGGACTGGCCGTCGGCAATCATTGCAATCCTTGCCACGATCGCTCTGTTCAGGTACCAACGTGGCGTGATTCAGGTCTTGCTGGCGTGCGGGCTGGCCGGGCTGGCGGTGCATCTGTTGCGTCAGTGA
- a CDS encoding AraC family transcriptional regulator, translating into MATQRSSLQAALADLIGARTPHTGDFQTPIAGLGLFRREAPAPPAICMIEPSIVLVAQGVKQIWIGGQAYGYDNTRLLMTSLDLPANSEVLQASPEQPCLGLLMKLDLRLVADLIAQDGMAPPRDRPSGIGASIGQATPDLLAPFVRLLALLDEPEAIPVLAPLIQREIHYRLLISDQAARLRQIASVDSQGYRIAKAIDWLKLNYTDPIRVEDLAARVQMSPPTFHHHFRQLTAMSPLQYQKWLRLNEAKRLMLDENMDVASAASKVGYESPSQFSREYGRLFGLPPKRDIAASREAGRDISVV; encoded by the coding sequence ATGGCAACCCAGCGCAGTTCCTTGCAAGCAGCACTCGCCGACCTCATCGGCGCCCGGACGCCCCACACCGGCGACTTCCAGACGCCCATCGCCGGCCTGGGCTTGTTTCGACGTGAAGCCCCGGCGCCGCCGGCCATTTGCATGATCGAGCCGAGCATCGTGCTGGTGGCCCAAGGCGTGAAGCAGATCTGGATCGGCGGCCAGGCCTATGGCTACGACAATACGCGCCTGCTCATGACCTCCCTGGACCTGCCCGCCAACTCGGAAGTGCTCCAGGCGAGCCCGGAACAGCCCTGCCTGGGCCTGCTCATGAAGCTCGACTTGCGCCTGGTGGCCGACCTGATTGCCCAGGACGGCATGGCACCGCCCCGTGACAGGCCCTCCGGGATTGGCGCGAGCATTGGCCAGGCGACGCCGGATCTTCTCGCACCGTTCGTACGCCTGCTGGCCCTGCTGGACGAACCCGAAGCGATCCCGGTGCTGGCGCCGCTGATCCAGCGCGAGATCCACTACCGACTGTTGATCAGCGACCAGGCGGCCCGGCTGCGCCAGATTGCGTCCGTCGACAGCCAGGGCTACCGCATCGCCAAGGCCATCGACTGGCTGAAGTTGAACTACACCGACCCTATCCGCGTGGAAGACCTTGCGGCGAGGGTGCAGATGAGCCCACCGACTTTCCACCATCATTTCCGCCAGCTCACCGCGATGAGCCCGCTTCAATACCAGAAATGGCTGCGATTGAACGAAGCCAAGCGCCTGATGCTCGACGAAAACATGGACGTGGCCAGCGCGGCCTCGAAAGTGGGCTATGAAAGCCCCTCTCAGTTCAGCCGCGAATATGGTCGCCTGTTCGGCCTGCCGCCCAAGCGGGACATCGCGGCGTCGCGGGAGGCCGGTCGCGATATCAGCGTGGTCTGA
- a CDS encoding cysteine hydrolase family protein has translation MQRFTRRFLTACAFSGIIASAGALAESNPTIRAMSGAQAVSQLPAGKTALLIIDFQNEYFTGKMPIPDGVAALDKARELIAFADEHKMPVYHIQHIAPPGSAVFAQGGEGVKFHPQMQPRARDGVLQKTTVSVFGSTDLDKRLKRAGIENLIISGLMTHACVAGAARDAAPLGYNVLVASDASATRAITRTNGDSIDKDALHKAALAEVEDTFGDVMTTARILKLPVR, from the coding sequence ATGCAACGTTTTACTCGCCGTTTTCTCACCGCCTGTGCATTTTCCGGCATTATCGCCAGTGCCGGGGCATTGGCTGAAAGCAATCCAACCATCCGCGCCATGTCGGGTGCCCAGGCGGTGAGCCAACTGCCCGCCGGTAAGACCGCGTTACTGATCATCGATTTCCAGAACGAATACTTCACTGGCAAGATGCCGATTCCCGATGGCGTAGCGGCGCTGGACAAGGCCCGTGAGCTGATTGCATTCGCCGACGAGCACAAAATGCCGGTCTATCACATTCAACACATTGCACCCCCAGGATCGGCAGTGTTTGCCCAGGGGGGTGAAGGCGTGAAGTTCCATCCGCAGATGCAGCCCAGGGCCAGGGATGGGGTATTGCAGAAAACCACTGTCAGCGTCTTTGGCAGTACCGACCTGGACAAGCGCTTGAAGCGCGCCGGTATCGAAAACCTGATCATCTCCGGCCTCATGACCCACGCCTGTGTCGCCGGCGCCGCCCGTGACGCCGCGCCACTGGGTTACAACGTGCTGGTCGCGTCCGACGCATCGGCCACCCGTGCCATTACCCGAACCAACGGTGACTCCATCGACAAGGATGCGTTGCACAAAGCCGCGCTGGCCGAAGTCGAGGACACTTTCGGCGATGTCATGACCACTGCCCGGATCCTCAAGCTACCGGTGCGCTGA